One genomic window of Candidatus Protochlamydia phocaeensis includes the following:
- a CDS encoding TolC family protein, translating to MNKWQKLSAAVLLAALLSNCTRLPQQNEEYVSGLVQDRIAKNTCWQKACHQDPAIAEFIQNAVSQTLSVDQAVQVALLNNPRLQEAFEEIGIAQADLIEAGLLSNPVFEGFMRYPDAKRAKIDAEISVMQNFLDVFLIPLKRRLASAELQQTLYETSSKILDLSFEVEETYYALVAAYQRRDLLKMMIELADIANQIALAQIQVGTIYKLDLQLRTAQYLEKTVELADAERALIQLKEKLNSLMGLASGKVCWTVENELPYIPSSEPNLDCLESIAFYERLDIQAARWNVERLARFFPTVQWWTFTGLQAGFSSERDADGIRVTGPQFSASLPLFNFGQADRHRLFAQFRQAVDRLAALEIDTYAQVREARELLLVSRNQVSLYAGKILPNQAQIVHSTEELYNVMGVGVFELLDNKRNQLQAYLNYLLALRDYWIARVKLDKAIGGKLYLIGPAYQNDCCEEGGKEE from the coding sequence ATGAATAAATGGCAGAAATTAAGCGCAGCGGTCCTTCTTGCCGCCTTATTATCGAATTGCACAAGACTTCCTCAGCAAAATGAGGAATACGTCTCAGGTTTAGTTCAAGATAGAATCGCAAAAAATACCTGCTGGCAAAAGGCTTGCCATCAAGATCCAGCTATCGCTGAATTCATTCAAAATGCAGTCAGTCAAACGCTTAGCGTTGATCAAGCTGTCCAAGTAGCGCTATTGAATAATCCCCGTTTACAAGAAGCTTTTGAAGAGATTGGAATCGCACAGGCCGATTTAATTGAAGCGGGCCTTTTATCCAATCCTGTTTTTGAAGGATTCATGCGCTATCCTGATGCAAAAAGAGCAAAAATTGATGCTGAAATCTCTGTCATGCAGAATTTTCTAGATGTTTTTCTCATCCCTTTAAAAAGACGCCTTGCCTCGGCTGAATTACAGCAAACGCTCTACGAAACAAGCAGCAAGATTCTTGATTTATCCTTTGAAGTAGAGGAAACCTACTACGCCCTGGTGGCGGCCTATCAAAGAAGAGATCTTCTAAAGATGATGATTGAGCTGGCCGATATTGCCAATCAAATCGCGTTGGCTCAGATTCAAGTGGGCACGATTTACAAATTAGACTTACAGTTGCGGACAGCGCAGTATCTTGAAAAGACAGTCGAGCTAGCTGACGCGGAAAGAGCGCTTATTCAGCTAAAAGAAAAGCTCAATTCCCTAATGGGCCTTGCAAGTGGTAAGGTCTGTTGGACGGTAGAAAATGAATTGCCTTATATACCTTCTTCAGAGCCCAATCTCGATTGTTTAGAATCTATCGCCTTTTATGAACGGCTGGATATTCAAGCAGCCCGCTGGAATGTTGAGCGCCTGGCGAGGTTTTTCCCGACCGTCCAATGGTGGACTTTTACAGGCTTGCAGGCCGGCTTCTCCTCAGAAAGAGATGCGGACGGCATACGCGTCACAGGTCCACAGTTTTCCGCCAGCCTTCCCTTATTCAATTTCGGACAAGCAGACAGGCATCGCCTCTTTGCCCAGTTTAGGCAAGCAGTGGATCGCTTAGCGGCTCTGGAAATCGATACTTATGCCCAAGTTCGTGAAGCAAGAGAACTTTTACTCGTCTCACGCAATCAAGTGAGCTTATATGCAGGCAAGATTTTGCCTAACCAAGCACAAATCGTCCATTCAACCGAAGAATTATACAATGTCATGGGAGTGGGAGTATTTGAGCTTTTAGATAACAAGCGCAATCAGCTTCAAGCCTATCTCAATTATCTTTTAGCTTTGCGGGATTATTGGATTGCAAGAGTAAAATTAGATAAAGCCATCGGCGGCAAATTGTATTTAATTGGTCCCGCCTATCAAAACGACTGTTGCGAAGAAGGAGGGAAGGAAGAATGA